The genomic region AGTACAGCAGACCACACGCTTGTGTTCTGGTCATTGAATGCTCTGATACGATATTTATGCAAACTGGACGGTAACAGATCAGAATGAATAAAAGTTGTACCACTAACCGTTGCCACGATTTGTCCATCGGCTTCAATTTCGTAAGATGAAGCTCCCACAACCGCGTCCCACGTCAGAATAACATTCGTTCTGTCCGAAGTTCCTTTCAGCACAGCTGTAGTTAATTGAGTCGTTCCCGTTAAGATCTCACTCCAAGCTCCCGCACCGGAAGCATTTTTGGCACGAATACGGAAGGTATGCTCCGTATTTGGTGCAAGTCCGCTCTTCGTATAAGCAACTCCACTCACGGCCACTACCGTACCATCAATCTCTAGGTCATAACCGGTAGCTCCAGTTACAGCACTCCATCTTAGCGCAATCGCCGCTGTGGTTGCAGAGTTAATACTCAAGCCTGAGACACTCGCAGGTAACGTAGTTTGAGACAACACTGCTGTCCATGCACTCACATTGGTGTCGGTCAGGGCACGAACACGATATTTATGAATCGTTCCACCAAGAACTCCATTGTGTACATACATGAGATCACTCACCGTAGCAACTACTATGCCATCTGCCTCAATCTCATATTTAGTTGCACCAGCAACTTCATTCCATGTCAGCGTAACTGCCGTTTCTTCAGGTACACCTTTCAGCGTTGTGGGTACATTCAACTGGGTCGAAGCAGTTACGATCTCACTCCAGCTACCAATGCCAGCAGCATTTTTGGCACGAATGCGGAAGGTATGATCTGTATTGGCTAGAAGACCACTTTTCGTATAAGCAGATCCACTGACAGAAATTACAGCACCGTCAATCTCCAAATCATAAGCGGTAGCGCCTGCAACTGGGCTCCATTTCAACGAAATAGCAACAGGTGTAGCTGTATTTAACATGAAACCGTTAACTGCAGCAGGGATGGTGCTTTGCGTCAGGATTGCTGTCCACGCACTTGTGTTTTCACCCTTTAACGCGCGAATTCTATACTTGTGAGCCGTTCCAGGCAATAAACCATCGTGTATATATACTGGCTCACTAACTATGCCAACAATTGTACCATCGGCTTCAACTTCATACGCTGTCATATCTTCTACATCCGACCATGACAGATTGATTGCTGTTTCTTCCGATGTTGCCTTTAATACAGGTGTGTTTAAAAGCGTCATACCACTGATTAGATCGCTCCAAGTACCTACTCCTGCGGCGTTCTTTGAACGAATACGGAAGGTGTGCTCAGTATTCGCAGCAAGACCACTCTTCGTATAGGACACTCCCGTTACTGGAACAACGTTACCATCAATTTCTAGGTCATATCCCGTGGCTCCGGTTACTGCTGTCCACTTTAGAGTGATACCCACATTCGTAACAGAACTAATATTAAGTCCTGCAACTGAAGCTGGTATCGTACTTTGAGTCAGCATAGCAGTCCATACACTCGTATTGGTATTCGTTAGAGCACGTATACGATACTTGTGTGCAGTTCCTGGTAACAATCCATTATGTGAGTATGCCGGATCACTAACTGTGGCAATCACTGCACCATCTGCTTCAATTTCATAAGTGGTTGCGTCTGCTACCTCAGCCCATGTAAGGTTGATTGCAGTCTCTTCCGATGCTACTTTCAAAACGGGTGTGTTCAACTGCGTTGTTCCACTGATCAGATCGCTCCAAGCACCTACTCCTGCGGCATTCTTGGAACGAATACGGAAGGTGTGATCTGTGTTTGTTGCAAGACCGCTCTTCGTATACGCTACTCCCGTTACTGGGATAACGGTACCGTCGATCTCCAGATCATATCCTGTTGCACCTGTAACTGCTGTCCACTTCAATGCAATAGCCACGTTCGTTATTGAACTAATGGTCAATCCTGTCACTGAAGCAGGAATCGTGCTTTGCGTCAGAATTGCTGTCCATGCACTTGTATTGGTATCGTCTAACGCACGAATGCGATATTTATGGGCTGTTCCTGGAAGCAGTGTTGTATGGGTAAAGCTAGGTTCCCCTACCGTTGCTACTACTGCTCCATCGGCTTCAATCTCATACTTCGTTGCATCAGCAACGGCTGCCCATGTCAAATTGATTGCAGTTTCTTCTGAAGTTGCTTTTAATACCGGTGTATTTAGAAGTGTTGTTCCACTGATCAACTCACTCCATGCCCCTACACCTGCGGCGTTCTTGGAACGGATTTGGAAGGTATGATCTGTATTGGCTACAAGACCACTCTTCGTATAGGCTACTCCCGTCACTGGGACAACCGTTCCATCGATCTCTAGATCATATCCCGTTGCACCTGTAACTGCTGTCCATTTCAGTGAAATGGCTACGTTCGTAGCCGAGCTAACCGTTAAACCTGTAACTGATGCAGGTATAGTACTCTGCGTCAGAATTGTTGTCCATGCACTTGTATTGGTATCCGTCAACGCACGAATACGATACTTATGGGCAGTTCCTGGCAGCAGTGCTGCATGGCTATAGTTAGGCTCTTCTACTATTGCCACTACTGCTCCGTCCGCCTCAATCTCGTATGTAGTCGCATCTGCTACATCAGCCCAAGTCAGGTTGATATTCGTTTCTTCTGATGCCGCCTTTAATACAGGTGTATTCAACAGTGTCGTTGTACTGAGCGGATCACTCCAATCACCCACACCTGCAGCATTTTTCGAACGAATACGGAAGGTGTGTTCTGTATTGGCTGCAAGGCTACTCTTTGTGTAGGCTACGCCAGTAACAACTACAATTGTGCCGTCAATCTCCAAATCATATCCTGTCGCTCCGGTCACTGCTGTCCATTTCAGACCAACAGCTGCATTAGTGACCGAGTTTATAGTGAGATTCGAAACAGGACCAGAGAGTGTACTTTGGGACAACATTGTAGTCCATGCACTTGTATTCGTATCATTCAAAGCTCGTACACGATATTTATGAAGTGTCCCTGGTGATAGGTCAGTGTGTGTATAAGCCGGATCTTCAACAATTCCTACGTTAACTCCATCAGCCTCAACCTCATAAGAGGTAGCCCCCTCAATTGCAGGCCATACCACAAACATATCTTCTTGCGAAGAAATCGCTTTAATAACAGGCGTACTTAGAAGTGTCGAAACAGTTAGCATGTCAGTCCACTTACCTACACCGCCTGCATTTTTAGATCTCAATCGAAATGTGTGCTCGGTATTGGGCATAAGAGCCGTCTTGCTGTATGTTGTACCAGAGACCGGAACAACAACCCCATCAACCTCCAGGTCGTATCCACTTGAACCTTTAATTGCAGTCCAACCTAAAGAGATTTTATTGAATGTATTTTCTGTAATTTTCAAACCACTTGCTGAGTCAGGTACAACAAGTTGCGTAGCCGTTCTGCTCCAATTGCTCTCATTATCTGATGATACTGCTTTTAATGCATAGGTATGACTAGAATTGGCCTCCAAACCAACGTGTTCGTAATTCGTTACATTACCTAGGTCAATTGGGGCTTCACCATCAATCTGGAGTTGATATCCATCGGCATGATTAATTGCAGCCCACTCTATTATATTTTTCCCTTGCTCAGAGCTCGTGGAGATCACAGGTTCGTTAAGCAGTGTTTTAATATTAAAGACACTACTCCATTCACTTTTCCCTATAGAATTTATAGCACGTATTTTGTAAGAGTAATTCTTGTTAGGAATGAGTACGGCATCATCCAAGCTCGTACCATAATAAGGTCCCATTAAAATACCATCACGCTCAATTTCATACTGTACAGCTTCCTGTGCATGATCCCAGCGAATATGAGTCGTGTTTTCACTTGAGTTACCCGTTATATTCGAAGGCACCGATGGTACATTATTAATCGGTAATGGATTTACCTCCTGTTTGGTAAAAGAAGCCGGTTCAGCTTTACGTGTATAGTACGGATTAAGTTCAGAGTAAAAATCTACAACTTCTCCCGTATCTGCGTTTACAACCAAACTCAACTGTCTGACATCATAATCATATACATCAATCGGTGTCAGTTGACCTAGCACATTATAGTGTGTGATCTCCCATTGTCCGACTTGGTTATAGGGTTGTCTGTACGTCATCTCAGTAGCAATTTCACGAACTTTGCTCAGATCGATAAGAAAAGCATTGTCGATCTGTCCGGCATATTTGGATGTATACGATCCAAAGCTTATGTTGGTAATATCACTTGTGAAACCCAGGATAGACTGCATTCTGGTGAACGAATATCCCGTTGATGAAATATTGTAGGATCTAGCCCAACTCAGTTTAACTGATTTTTGATTCACCTGTAGTTGGCCGTTGTTGTTGGTCATTACATATTGATAATCATTGCTTGATGAGACTATCCCGCTTCCTACCGCTGCATGTGCCCGGTTCCCCCCGTACACGCCAAACTGCCCGAATACCAGCATGAATACTAGTAGACGGACAGTCCATAGGTTAAATCTGTTTTTTCTTTTTCCTGCGACCACTCTTGTTCTCTCCTTCAGTAGATATGATGTGCCACTCCCTATGCTGTCACCTGTGGTGAACGGCAAAACTATCTATTCTGCGTGAAAAAACCAATCCCTCTTTTTTACATGTAAAATTTTTCTTATAGCGCTTTCATTTATAGTTTCTTTAAACAACCATATTGCAAACGGTATAAATGGAAAGGAGAACCGCACAAATATACCAATCATTAATAAAAGAACATATTTTCCTATCTACCATTAATCATAGAGTAAAGATCCCCCATCTAAAGTCACTGAATATTACTGGACAGTCATTTATTATTTGGATTTAGCTTCTACGATCTTGCCAGTGTCAGTGTGAAAATCTCGACCGGAAGATCCATGGAGAAGCCAGCATTTAGAATAACCCGTCCACAAGCGTCCAAGGTGCTACCTGTTGTGTATATATCATCGATTAGCAGGATCTGTATGGGTTTGGCATGTGACATGGCCTTTTGTGTTGGCAGATGAAATCCCCTGTATAGCTCTTCAATTAACTGCATACCATCTCGGTTGATGGAAAAAGCGTTCTTCATCGTTTCAATACGCTCACCGCGTGATTTGAAGCTTTGTTTGGTCGTGTTGATCTGGCGCTGCAACAGATCCACGATGGGTAGGCGGAAGGCGGTGGCGAGCCCAGCAGCCAGCCGCTCCGCCTGATTGAAGCCGCGTTCGGCTAGGCGCTCGCTGCTCACGGGAACATAGGTGACCGCGTCAGGCCTCCATTGCGGCTTCGTTTGCAGAGGCGGCGACAGCGGGCGTTGAGTTTCTGCTCTGGGATAGGCGTGCGCGTTGGTTAATGCGCGCGGGTGGGGTGGATGTGAGCTGACATCCACCGGCTTTTGAGCAAGTGTGGCGAGATGAGCCACGGGGGCTGGGGGTTCTTTTGCCAAAGCAGAAATTTGTTCCTCGCTCATCGCTTGAAAAGCTTGAATCAACAAAGCGGTTAGGAGCGGCGCGTATCTTTCGTGGCCTCGGAATTTGTACATGCCTATCCATTCTTTCATAAGAGCATTGTATTGTACGGCGCTGCGATTGGAGATAAAAGATCGGTTTTGCATGTGTGGACGAGCACAGTCCGGGCATCCGACACCCCGACCACAACGCAGGCAGCGGATGGAACGGATCCATGGAATCTGCTTCACACAACGTGGGCATATGCCTGGATAGATTGAAGACAGCATCGCTCGAGTGCCGCATGTCAGACAAGTCGCTCCCGGTGGGGCGAGCAGGTGATGAAGACGCCCGGTCAGGTGCTGCGCATAATCGTTCATGTTACTGAGCCAGTTGGACATAGGGGGCATACCTCCAGTCTCGGGAATGTAATATGAAATGTGGAACCGAACTTAGCAGATGACAATTAGGTTTGGGATGGTGGGTGCAGATAACCTTTGCGACGAGCGATGGTATTCATTTTCCGGATCTGTGCAACGGCCTTCACCTGAGAACGTGTCCGACGAGATGATGCAAAAACCACTCTACCCGCCGGGTCATCCATGGAACGTCCTGCTCTACCTGCCATCTGGACCAGTGAAGCTTCATCAAAGAGACCATTGTCTGCATCCAATATGAAGACATCGCTGCGCGGAATGGTCACGCCACGCTCCAGAATCGTTGTCGTTACGAGCAAACGAATGTCGCGATCACGAAAGGCAGTAACTTTGTTAGCACGATCAGGGTCCTGAGATGAAGTTCCTTCGATATGGATCCCAGGAAAGGTACGACGCATCAGATTCACAAACGCCTCAATTTGGGCAATACGTGTCACAAACACAAATACCTGGGCGTCACGCTCCAATGAAATCTGGATGTTAGTCTTCAAGGCAGAAGGAAGATTTCGTTTCTTAATACATTCAGCAACGGTAACCATCTTGATCAGTCTTGGTACGGGCAAAGGATGACGGTGGAAACGTACCGGGACTTTGGCATGAGTGAGTTTACCTTGCGCTGCTTCCCTCTGTAGCCGAGCTGGCGGTGTAGCAGACAGATAGACGAAATTCCCCTCTGGTTTACAAGAAGATGCCGCCGCGTGAGCGAGCATGGGATCGTTGTGATACGGAAAAGCATCCAGTTCATCGATAATGACGAGATCAAATCCCTGATAAAAACGCATCAATTGATGCGTGGTCGCAAGCGTGAGCTGCGCGTCTTTCCAGCGTTCGTCGCTGCCTCCGTAAAGAGTAGCGAGCGATGTATCCGGAAAAGCTTTGGCCAGACGTGGAGCCAGTTCCAGCACCACATCCCTGCGTGGCGTGGCGACCAAAGCTCGTCCACGACGATCCAATGTATGTTGGAGCAGCGGGAAAATCATCTCGGTCTTGCCGGCCCCGGTCACGGCCCACAGCAAGAACCGCCCCGGCCCATCCCCTGCGGGTGGCCGGGCCAAAAACGCAAGCGCCGCGGCTGCTGCCGCGCTCTGCGCTGCGCTAAGCCCCCACCGGGCGAGCCCGCCGCCGGTGGGGGCCAAGGCCGTGCCACGCGGTGCTTCGCCGCGTCGTGGCACGGCCCCTTGCGCTGCACTGCGTAGCAGCAGCGCACAGGCACGGCTGCGCCCCAGCGCGAGGCAAGCCTCGCAGTAGGCGCACGCCGCCAGGCCGCAGGCAGCGCAGGGCACGCGCTGCCTAGCTTCGCTGCCACAACGGTGGCAGCGGGGCGCGCTCCGCGCGCGTCCAAGCCACGCGTGCCGGCGGCGCGTGGCGGGCCCTTCGAGGGCGGCTGTGATACTCAGCCGCCCGTGCAAGCGCGCGAGCTGTGCAGCCGCGCGCCACTCCCTAGGCGGCTGGGCGGTATTCGCCAGCAACGCCTCCGCCTCGGCCGCCAGTAGTTGGCGGCCGCTGATCCGCTCAGCCAGCAGGGCCGCGTCCCGCTCCAGCTGAGCCCACTGCCCGGCGGGATACGGCTCGGGCATCCCGCCTACCTGAATGCGATGCTCAGCACCACTCCCCGCTTTGCCCGCTATACCTTCTCGCGCCTCAACTTCCCCCGAAGCCAGTTCATATACATCCAGCTTCCGCGCAAGATAGCTCTGCCATTCGCGCTCACCCCAGTGATCCATGCCCCGCTCCATCTCAAAATGCTCAACCAACCAAGATGCCTGACTTAAAGGCACCACCGCATCTAAGAACAACCAGCGCAGCACATGCCGACCACTTCCGCCCTCTAGCCACCAAGTTACGTCCACTCGAATATCGAGAGACAAGGCCATGCTCCACCCTTCCCCTACACGACACACATATAAGGCAACTTTCATTTACTCTCCTCCCTCCAACCTACTTTCTCCCGAACGCAAAAAAAGCACATGCCAACCCGGCTGTTCGCCGGAGCATGTGCTTCATGTCCTATTCAATCTTGCGTATGATTAATCTACTCATTACTATACCAATTGAATCTCTACATCACAAGGTTCGTCATGCATCATACAATTCTGCTAATAACCAGAATCTTTCTTTAAAATTGCGAAACTTTTTCCAATCTGGTTCGTCTATACTTTTAAATTAAGAGTTCTGACTTCGAAAATCTTATTTCTGTGATCAAGAACTCATCGTACCCAGACAATAACCATAGATTGCATAAAAACCCATTTTTAATTTAAAAGCAGACTTGGCTACAATTACAAAAAAAGACTACAGCTTCTGCTGTAATCTTTTCACTGTAGATCTGCGAAATGCTAATCCTATTTCCGTTCACATGATGATTTATGCTCTGACTCGCGCAAATCAATCAGGCGAAACGTGTGATCGGTCTGCGCTACCCGTTCAATATCAGCAGGGACAGCAGGCAGATAGGATGTCTCCAATCCTTGCCTTTGCATAAGCTTTTCAATAATCGTAATCGTTTCCGCTTCTGTACGATCAGCGACAACGGTTAGTCTGAAGCTCTTTCCACGGTATAATAATTCCCGGCAAAGTTCTCTTACAATGCCTTCGATCCGCCCTGCCTGATTGGAAGGGATGAGCAGAATCTGCTCGAAACCTTCAGATTCCGGACGGGAAAGATGGCGCTGGTGCATGGCATGAACGGCCATTGCCGCCAGGAAGTATATGAGCAGAATCATAGTCAGATGAGCAACCATGGCAACTGCACCTCCTCGGAAGGTCATGCTCACCCATGGCGAACATCCCTGTATACAACAAGTATATGCTGTACTTCCTGAAGGGTTACACTTGCATTTCCCATCACTCATATTCCATTCTGATCGACACCGGACGAAGAAAGACAGGCCAGGTCATTCATTCACGCCTAAGCTTGAACATATGTTCCGCACAACCTTACACTTTGCTCATTTGCAGTGATAAAGTCCATTAACCCGCAGACCAATCCAACATTCTGGAAAGGGCGCGAGTGAACACCAATCTATACTTCATCAAGGTTGAACCAACCAATGGACTGACTTACGATATAAATACTGCTTTATAAAGAAATAAGGTATTAGAGCGTAACCCAACCATATTTGATCGAATTGATAACAGCTTGTGTACGGTCGTCTACTTCCATCTTCTGCAGAATACTGCTGACATGGTTTTTTACTGTTTTTTCACTGATGAACAGGAATTCACCAATCATCTTATTGCTCTTACCTTCTGCCATCAAACGCAGTACTTCAGCCTCACGACGTGTGAGCGGGTTATTGTCGCCAGCGACAAATTTAACACCGGCTTCCTTCGAAGCTCCTTCACTCATTGCCCCTGTTTCATTAAGATACGTCATACGACGCAGCTGCATGATCAGTTTGCCGGTTACTTTCGGGTGTATAAACGCATGTCCTTCATGCACGGAACGAATCGCATTGATCAGAGACTCGGCCTCCATATCTTTCAGCAAGTATCCGTTAGCCCCTTTACGAAGCGTCTCAAATACATAACTTTCATCATCATGAATGGACAGGATAATCACTTTGACATCAGGGAACAGCTCACGCAATTTCTCTGTTGCCTCAACCCCGTTTTCGATCGGCATGTTAATGTCCATCAACACGATATCAGGTTTATCCTGGTTGCAGAATTCGAGCACTTGAATACCATCGCCGCATTCGCCGATGACCTCAATGTCGTCCTCCATATTTAAAATGCGTTTCAGTCCCTCACGGAACAGCTGATGATCATCAGCCAATAGAACTTTAATTGACGCTTTACCAGTATCACGGTTTTCCATCATCCTGCTACTCCTTTCCCTTATCCACGTTTGTCGGGATATGAATCACTATTTTGGTTCCTTGATTTTCTCCGGATTCAATCTCTATTCTTCCTTCTAACAGTTCAACCCGCTCTCTCATCCCAATCAGACCGAAGTGGCTATGATCCTTGCTTTTCTTCGCAAGAAGCTCCGGTTTGAACCCAAGCCCATTGTCCTGAACGACAATCTTGACGAGCTGAGCCTGGTATGTAATTTCCACTACAACATAAGTGGGATAAGCATGCTTTGCAGCATTCGACAGACCTTCCTGCACGAGGCGGTAGATCGCTGCCTCCATCGCAGAAGATAAACGGTGTTCTTTACCTCTTGTTTCAAAAAGCGACCGGATTTTCGTTTTTACCTCAAAATCCTGCACGTACTTCCGAAGCGTTGGAATCAGTCCCAGATCATCCAGTGCCATAGGACGCAGATTGAAAATAACTTTTCTCATTTCTTCAAGACTGGAACGAACCTGGCCTTTCAAATCTACTATTTCGGCCTGGACCATCTTAAAATCCTGCTTAATGAGCATTCTTTCTACAATTTCCGTCCTAAGCACTAGATTGGCGAGCATCTGCGCAGGCCCGTCATGAATCTCACGAGCAATACGTTTCCGCTCTTCTTCCTGGGCCAAAATTATTTTCAAACCAATCATTTGTCGATTTTTGGCAGATTCGATGATCCGGGTCACTTGACCCAGTTCACCTGACAGGTATTCGAGTACAACACCCATCTGCGAACCGATGGTCTCGGCACGCTCCACAGAAGCTTCCACATTTTTGGCACGCTTCTGTAGGTCATCCCGACGGGCCTTCAGATACATTTCCTTCTCACGATAAATCATCAGATCCAGCTGCAGCTGTGTTGCTTTCTCATACGCCTGCTTGATATCATGCTCGGAATAACGGACAAAGTCACGGCTAACCTCGGTCAGCCGGATCCGGGAACGGCGGTAGTTCAGCTCCAATTGATCTACTTTCTCGATCGTTTCCGCCGTCTCCTTCAGCACCGACTTTAACTCCTCGTTGAGTGTTTTCAGCTCATCGCGAGTCGCGTCCATGATCTCGAACATTTGATATTTGCTGTTTTCCATGACTTGTATGGCGTTTTTAATGACGCGGTCTATGGCATCGGCTTGTAAATCCACGTTTGTTCGACTCCATTTCTATCGTTTCCGGTATATATCATACCATATCACGATGAGATGGTAACGGTCTTCGTTTTCTGTTCCCATTTTACAGTCAGTCCAAGTTGCTCGGAAACGAGTCTAAGCGGGACTAAAGTCCTACCACCCGTTACGTATGGTGCAACTGTTGCGCTCTGTCTTTTACCATTCAGAATGAATTCTTTCTGTCCTACAACCAGATCAATCAGCTTGCCACCCCGTAATACCGTGATCCGCTGATTTTTGCTATCCCAACTTGCCTGACCACCAAAAGCGTCCAAAACATGCTTGATTGGCACATACGTCGTACCATTTTTCAGTACCGGTGCTGCATCAATTGCTTTTTTCGTTCCATTCACCGTCATCGATTTCTGTCCGAGCACAAGCGAGGCTGTACCCGTAGGCAACCCAACTTCACTGGACTTGGAAGGCATCGTGAATGCGATATTGTCAAAAGCAACCGTACCTGTCTTCGCACGCTCATCCTGACCTTCCTCCACGTTCACCACATAGACCCGCTTCAGCTTCGCCGGATAGGCGATGTTCAGTCCGTTCAGATCTACGCTCAGCTTCTTCCAACCGTTCCAGTCAATCGCCTTGGCGAGATCGGCATATACCGTTTTGCCATTGGCATCCGTGAATTCAGCGCGCAGCCAGTTCAGGCTCTTATCTCCCATAACATCCATCGACATCGATGTAGCTGCAGCAGATACCTCTCTGCCAGTAGAACCATTCAGTTGTGCATAAGCGTACATTTTGCCTGTTCCAGCTGTCATATCATAACCGAGTTGCAGTACATTGGAACCGGCTTTCTCACCTGTTCCTGCAGTAACGGTTGCTGAACCAGTTACACCCGCTGCGTTCGTCGTGAAGTTAATCGGATAATTCACGTTCTCGAAGTTCTCCCAGATCGTTTCGCTTGCAGAAGCCGAGAGGACCACGACTGTGCTGTAACCATCATAACGACCAATCGCATATCCCACTTGTGCACCAGAATTGACGGAAGATACGGTTAATTGGTCAGCAGTCACTTTACCTTTGAACCCGATAAATTCCCATGTCAGCGAGTCCGCCGGAACCGTAACACTTTGTCCGCTCTTCGTTGTTGCCGTTACCGGAATGGACATCGTTGTGCCCGCCTTGAGCGAACCGAGACCTGATCCTGCAGTCAGGGAAGCCAGTTCACTTCCACCCAGTACCGATACTTTAATAGAAGATGAAGCTCCATTGCTCGTTGCCGTCAGGGTTGCTGTGCCTGGCTTCACGCCTTTGATCGTGCCGTTGCTGACACTTACGATGCCGTTGTTGCTGGACTTCCAGGACATGCTGATATCGCCTGTTGCAATCGGGTTGTAGTAGGTATCATATCCTTTGGCTGTGTACTTGCCCTCTTGCCCCACTAGCAACGTTTGGCTGCCGCTCACGGCAAAGCCCTTCAGTTTACCTACAGGTGCCGTAGAGAACACACCCAGCGTGTTTACAACCTGACGTTGCTCGGTGCCATACTCTGTGTTGAACGTCAGACCAGCGGTTTGCTCACCTAACGGACGTGTTACCATGGTTGTGGAGCCGCCTCCGTCCAGGTTCATGCCTTTCCAGACACCCACACTGGTCATAAAGGATTGAAGTTCCGTTAGCGACATCCCGCTGCTGTTACTGTTCTTCTCCGCTGCAATGATGTAGACATACCGACCATCCTGAGAGTATCCTACTGCCGTTCTTGCACGAATACCACCAATGCCGGACGCAGCGATATCACGGGAAAAGGAAGCTGCCTTACCACCATTCACCAAAATGGTATGACCGCCAATCATCATCTCCAGATTACTTGGATCGATCGATTGCCCGGTTGTTTTGGCTTTCAGTTTGTAATCCGCATTCAAGGTTTGGCCAACGGATAGATGGCTCATGATCCATGTCGCCGCTGTTCCATGTGCACGCAAAATGTACCCATCCTGCGGCACCGTCATGTTTAACGCTTTTTTATCCGAGATTTGCGTAATGACTCCATTCTGCACGAGAACCTCTGTCGGCGTTGTGGAAGGGTCATTCGGACGTTTGGTGGAGGTCCATGCAGGTGTATAAATATACATCGAGTTGGCATGACTATATTTCACCGTACCAGACTCTACCGTATAATCCTCTTTATTTATCCCACGCAAAACAAAGGTTGAACCATCCTGCGCCTTTACAGTCCCATCAAAGGAATACTCGTCGATCATCGGCTTGCCATCCTTGGTCACCGTGAGGGCATACATACCTGAAAGT from Paenibacillus sp. FSL R5-0341 harbors:
- a CDS encoding fibronectin type III domain-containing protein, whose product is MLVFGQFGVYGGNRAHAAVGSGIVSSSNDYQYVMTNNNGQLQVNQKSVKLSWARSYNISSTGYSFTRMQSILGFTSDITNISFGSYTSKYAGQIDNAFLIDLSKVREIATEMTYRQPYNQVGQWEITHYNVLGQLTPIDVYDYDVRQLSLVVNADTGEVVDFYSELNPYYTRKAEPASFTKQEVNPLPINNVPSVPSNITGNSSENTTHIRWDHAQEAVQYEIERDGILMGPYYGTSLDDAVLIPNKNYSYKIRAINSIGKSEWSSVFNIKTLLNEPVISTSSEQGKNIIEWAAINHADGYQLQIDGEAPIDLGNVTNYEHVGLEANSSHTYALKAVSSDNESNWSRTATQLVVPDSASGLKITENTFNKISLGWTAIKGSSGYDLEVDGVVVPVSGTTYSKTALMPNTEHTFRLRSKNAGGVGKWTDMLTVSTLLSTPVIKAISSQEDMFVVWPAIEGATSYEVEADGVNVGIVEDPAYTHTDLSPGTLHKYRVRALNDTNTSAWTTMLSQSTLSGPVSNLTINSVTNAAVGLKWTAVTGATGYDLEIDGTIVVVTGVAYTKSSLAANTEHTFRIRSKNAAGVGDWSDPLSTTTLLNTPVLKAASEETNINLTWADVADATTYEIEADGAVVAIVEEPNYSHAALLPGTAHKYRIRALTDTNTSAWTTILTQSTIPASVTGLTVSSATNVAISLKWTAVTGATGYDLEIDGTVVPVTGVAYTKSGLVANTDHTFQIRSKNAAGVGAWSELISGTTLLNTPVLKATSEETAINLTWAAVADATKYEIEADGAVVATVGEPSFTHTTLLPGTAHKYRIRALDDTNTSAWTAILTQSTIPASVTGLTISSITNVAIALKWTAVTGATGYDLEIDGTVIPVTGVAYTKSGLATNTDHTFRIRSKNAAGVGAWSDLISGTTQLNTPVLKVASEETAINLTWAEVADATTYEIEADGAVIATVSDPAYSHNGLLPGTAHKYRIRALTNTNTSVWTAMLTQSTIPASVAGLNISSVTNVGITLKWTAVTGATGYDLEIDGNVVPVTGVSYTKSGLAANTEHTFRIRSKNAAGVGTWSDLISGMTLLNTPVLKATSEETAINLSWSDVEDMTAYEVEADGTIVGIVSEPVYIHDGLLPGTAHKYRIRALKGENTSAWTAILTQSTIPAAVNGFMLNTATPVAISLKWSPVAGATAYDLEIDGAVISVSGSAYTKSGLLANTDHTFRIRAKNAAGIGSWSEIVTASTQLNVPTTLKGVPEETAVTLTWNEVAGATKYEIEADGIVVATVSDLMYVHNGVLGGTIHKYRVRALTDTNVSAWTAVLSQTTLPASVSGLSINSATTAAIALRWSAVTGATGYDLEIDGTVVAVSGVAYTKSGLAPNTEHTFRIRAKNASGAGAWSEILTGTTQLTTAVLKGTSDRTNVILTWDAVVGASSYEIEADGQIVATVSGTTFIHSDLLPSSLHKYRIRAFNDQNTSVWSAVLNIRTLN
- a CDS encoding ComF family protein, with translation MSSERLAERGFNQAERLAAGLATAFRLPIVDLLQRQINTTKQSFKSRGERIETMKNAFSINRDGMQLIEELYRGFHLPTQKAMSHAKPIQILLIDDIYTTGSTLDACGRVILNAGFSMDLPVEIFTLTLARS
- a CDS encoding helicase-related protein, whose product is MPCAACGLAACAYCEACLALGRSRACALLLRSAAQGAVPRRGEAPRGTALAPTGGGLARWGLSAAQSAAAAAALAFLARPPAGDGPGRFLLWAVTGAGKTEMIFPLLQHTLDRRGRALVATPRRDVVLELAPRLAKAFPDTSLATLYGGSDERWKDAQLTLATTHQLMRFYQGFDLVIIDELDAFPYHNDPMLAHAAASSCKPEGNFVYLSATPPARLQREAAQGKLTHAKVPVRFHRHPLPVPRLIKMVTVAECIKKRNLPSALKTNIQISLERDAQVFVFVTRIAQIEAFVNLMRRTFPGIHIEGTSSQDPDRANKVTAFRDRDIRLLVTTTILERGVTIPRSDVFILDADNGLFDEASLVQMAGRAGRSMDDPAGRVVFASSRRTRSQVKAVAQIRKMNTIARRKGYLHPPSQT
- a CDS encoding response regulator transcription factor; this encodes MENRDTGKASIKVLLADDHQLFREGLKRILNMEDDIEVIGECGDGIQVLEFCNQDKPDIVLMDINMPIENGVEATEKLRELFPDVKVIILSIHDDESYVFETLRKGANGYLLKDMEAESLINAIRSVHEGHAFIHPKVTGKLIMQLRRMTYLNETGAMSEGASKEAGVKFVAGDNNPLTRREAEVLRLMAEGKSNKMIGEFLFISEKTVKNHVSSILQKMEVDDRTQAVINSIKYGWVTL
- a CDS encoding sensor histidine kinase gives rise to the protein MDLQADAIDRVIKNAIQVMENSKYQMFEIMDATRDELKTLNEELKSVLKETAETIEKVDQLELNYRRSRIRLTEVSRDFVRYSEHDIKQAYEKATQLQLDLMIYREKEMYLKARRDDLQKRAKNVEASVERAETIGSQMGVVLEYLSGELGQVTRIIESAKNRQMIGLKIILAQEEERKRIAREIHDGPAQMLANLVLRTEIVERMLIKQDFKMVQAEIVDLKGQVRSSLEEMRKVIFNLRPMALDDLGLIPTLRKYVQDFEVKTKIRSLFETRGKEHRLSSAMEAAIYRLVQEGLSNAAKHAYPTYVVVEITYQAQLVKIVVQDNGLGFKPELLAKKSKDHSHFGLIGMRERVELLEGRIEIESGENQGTKIVIHIPTNVDKGKE